From Candidatus Dormiibacterota bacterium, a single genomic window includes:
- a CDS encoding MoaD/ThiS family protein: MIRVVLPAHLRTLAHVDGEVLLAVGEPATQRAVLDALEARYPVLEGTIRDRETKRRRAYVRFFACANDLSHEPADAPLPEAVARGAEPFLVVGAMAGG, encoded by the coding sequence GTGATCCGGGTCGTGCTCCCCGCACATCTACGCACGCTCGCGCACGTCGACGGCGAGGTGCTGCTCGCCGTCGGAGAACCGGCGACGCAACGGGCGGTGCTCGATGCGCTCGAGGCACGCTATCCGGTACTCGAAGGGACGATCCGCGATCGAGAGACGAAACGTCGGCGCGCGTACGTGCGGTTCTTCGCGTGCGCGAACGACCTTTCGCACGAGCCGGCGGACGCTCCGCTCCCGGAGGCGGTCGCGCGTGGCGCCGAGCCGTTTCTGGTCGTCGGCGCCATGGCGGGCGGCTAG
- a CDS encoding NDP-sugar synthase: MVEVQAVILVGGEGTRLRPLTYGTPKPMVPIAGVPFLARTMERLHEAGIDDVILAAGYMPLAITEYFGDGANFGMQIRYAIEETPLGTAGALKNVEEYITGPFFVFNGDVLTSLDLRAMLQFHRSKGGTGTLHLIQVADPSAFGCVVHDDDGRISAFIEKPPPGTAPCNDINAGTYLLEREVLNAIPPGRPVSIERETFPQLIVGGKRLYAHVTNDYWIDIGRPENYLAAHRDVLTGAMPLLVEPGITGSGAADVRDKRSIVEPVHLDAGTSIDPSATVGPNVVLGRSCWVGAGAVVRDSVLWDDVRVGPHAIVDEAILASGVRVGAGAAIGAGTVIGHGYLVPDGAKIAPGSRLSDR; encoded by the coding sequence GTGGTTGAAGTGCAGGCGGTAATTCTGGTCGGCGGCGAGGGTACGCGCCTTCGTCCGCTGACGTATGGGACCCCGAAGCCGATGGTCCCCATCGCCGGTGTGCCGTTCCTCGCGCGCACGATGGAGCGGCTGCACGAAGCGGGCATCGACGACGTCATTCTGGCGGCGGGATACATGCCGCTCGCAATCACTGAGTACTTCGGCGACGGCGCGAACTTCGGGATGCAGATCAGGTATGCAATTGAAGAGACGCCTCTTGGAACCGCGGGCGCGCTGAAGAACGTCGAGGAGTACATCACGGGTCCGTTCTTCGTCTTCAACGGCGATGTTCTCACGAGCCTAGACCTGCGCGCGATGTTGCAGTTTCACCGGAGCAAAGGCGGTACGGGAACGCTGCATCTGATTCAAGTGGCGGATCCGTCGGCGTTCGGCTGCGTCGTGCACGACGACGACGGCCGCATCTCGGCGTTCATCGAGAAGCCGCCACCGGGAACGGCGCCCTGCAACGATATCAACGCGGGAACGTATCTGCTCGAGCGCGAGGTCCTGAATGCGATTCCGCCCGGCCGCCCGGTGTCGATCGAGCGCGAGACCTTTCCGCAGCTCATCGTCGGGGGCAAACGTCTCTACGCGCACGTCACGAACGATTACTGGATCGATATCGGCCGGCCTGAGAACTATCTCGCAGCGCACCGTGACGTGCTCACCGGCGCGATGCCGCTGCTCGTCGAGCCGGGGATTACGGGCAGTGGGGCCGCAGATGTCAGGGACAAGCGCTCTATCGTCGAGCCCGTGCACCTCGACGCCGGAACGTCGATCGACCCGAGTGCTACGGTGGGTCCGAACGTCGTGCTCGGTCGCAGCTGTTGGGTTGGTGCCGGCGCAGTCGTGAGGGACTCGGTCCTCTGGGACGATGTCCGCGTCGGCCCCCACGCCATCGTCGACGAGGCAATCCTGGCCTCAGGCGTCCGGGTCGGGGCAGGGGCTGCCATCGGCGCGGGTACCGTCATCGGCCACGGGTACCTCGTCCCGGATGGGGCAAAGATAGCTCCAGGTAGCAGACTGAGCGACCGGTAG
- a CDS encoding DUF167 domain-containing protein: MIIDVLVKPGAKHPGVSMENGLVVVRVRERAVEGAANAACIRALCETYGVSARAVQLVHGQRSRRKRFVIRAR, translated from the coding sequence GTGATTATCGACGTTCTCGTCAAGCCGGGGGCGAAGCATCCCGGCGTTTCGATGGAGAACGGTCTCGTCGTCGTGCGCGTTCGCGAACGTGCCGTCGAAGGCGCCGCAAACGCAGCATGCATTCGCGCTCTCTGCGAAACCTACGGCGTGAGCGCACGTGCGGTCCAGCTCGTTCACGGGCAGCGCAGCCGCCGTAAGCGCTTCGTCATCCGTGCACGGTAG
- a CDS encoding exo-alpha-sialidase: MSSVRVLVGTRKGAFVLSSDGKRERWSVAGPHFAGWEIYHVKGSPVDQSRIYASQTSAWFGQVMQRSSDGGVSWEAVGSAFAYDGDAGTHQWYDGTQRPWTFTRIWHVEPSLDDPDTLYAGAEDAALFRSADGGDTWHELSGLRTHESGPSWQPGAGGMCLHTILLDPRDRGRIFVAISAAGAFRSDDAGVTWQPINRGLRSAQIPDEDAEVGHCVHRIAMHPSRPETLFMQKHWDVMRSDDAGASWHEISGNLPTDFGFPIDVHAHDPETIYVVPITSDSQHFPPDGRLRVYRSRSGGNEWEPLTQGLPQRDCYVNVLRDAMAVDALDSCGIYFGTTGGQVYVSPDEGDSWNCIVRDLPAVLSVEVQTLP, encoded by the coding sequence ATGAGCAGCGTTCGGGTCCTCGTGGGAACGCGCAAAGGCGCGTTCGTTCTCTCTTCCGACGGCAAGCGCGAGCGATGGAGCGTCGCTGGTCCGCACTTTGCGGGGTGGGAGATCTACCACGTGAAAGGCTCACCCGTGGACCAGAGCCGCATCTACGCGTCGCAGACGAGCGCGTGGTTCGGGCAAGTGATGCAGCGCTCCAGCGACGGCGGCGTGTCGTGGGAGGCGGTCGGGAGCGCCTTTGCGTACGACGGCGATGCGGGCACGCACCAGTGGTACGACGGCACGCAACGTCCGTGGACGTTCACGCGGATTTGGCATGTGGAGCCCTCGCTCGACGATCCCGATACGCTCTATGCCGGCGCCGAGGACGCGGCGCTCTTCCGGTCCGCCGACGGCGGCGACACCTGGCACGAGCTTTCCGGCTTGCGCACGCACGAATCGGGGCCGTCGTGGCAGCCGGGCGCGGGCGGAATGTGCCTGCACACGATTCTCTTGGATCCGCGGGATCGCGGACGGATCTTCGTTGCGATTTCGGCGGCGGGAGCGTTTCGCTCCGACGACGCAGGCGTGACGTGGCAACCGATCAATCGTGGGCTGCGCTCCGCGCAGATTCCCGACGAGGACGCTGAGGTCGGCCACTGCGTCCACCGCATCGCGATGCATCCGAGCCGGCCCGAGACGCTCTTCATGCAGAAGCACTGGGACGTCATGCGCAGCGATGACGCCGGTGCCTCATGGCACGAGATCAGCGGAAACCTCCCGACGGACTTCGGCTTCCCCATCGACGTTCATGCACACGATCCGGAGACGATCTACGTCGTTCCGATCACGAGCGACTCGCAACACTTTCCCCCGGATGGCAGACTGCGCGTCTATCGCAGCCGCAGCGGCGGGAACGAATGGGAGCCCCTGACGCAGGGGCTGCCGCAACGCGATTGCTACGTCAACGTCCTGCGCGATGCGATGGCCGTGGACGCACTCGACTCGTGCGGCATTTACTTCGGCACGACCGGCGGCCAGGTGTACGTCTCGCCCGACGAAGGCGATAGCTGGAACTGCATCGTGCGCGATCTTCCCGCCGTCCTCTCAGTCGAGGTGCAGACCCTGCCGTGA
- a CDS encoding alpha/beta hydrolase produces the protein MRRALLAALFAAFAACHAAIAAAGEPQIMSVRFESRALSGFLGHAAYMYATVLLPDSYYAQAHRRYPVIYVIPAFDGPFTIDEQTELSWQRPMRALGTQFIIVVLDGMVQFRNEAIHQEFVDSPNDGPWGTALTNEFIPATDAHFRTIDSPNARFLFGHSSGAWSALWLQVTYPQLFNGAWAVSPDPVDFHDFVGPDLTKAPAQNFYVDAAGAPYMISRVRGHDTMTLRDMVRREDWARRQMDTYDDVFSPRSASGSPERLFNRKTGAIDADVARYWEEHFDITHLLVEHWAQLGPELGGKLHIFVGTDDTFHLEEAVRLMQAATTPLGSDAEFVFAPGDDHWQIFGWNGGVQDYAMREMIQRVSAMPPR, from the coding sequence GTGCGTCGCGCGCTCCTCGCAGCACTCTTTGCCGCATTCGCCGCTTGCCACGCCGCGATCGCCGCTGCCGGCGAGCCGCAGATCATGAGCGTCCGCTTCGAAAGCCGGGCACTTAGCGGGTTTCTCGGGCATGCCGCCTACATGTACGCCACCGTTCTGCTGCCTGACTCATACTACGCGCAAGCGCATCGCCGCTATCCGGTCATCTACGTCATCCCAGCCTTCGACGGCCCGTTCACGATCGACGAGCAAACGGAGCTGAGCTGGCAACGACCCATGCGCGCGCTCGGGACGCAGTTCATCATCGTGGTTCTCGACGGGATGGTTCAGTTTCGAAACGAAGCGATCCATCAAGAGTTCGTCGACTCGCCGAACGACGGACCGTGGGGAACGGCGCTCACAAACGAGTTCATCCCGGCCACCGATGCGCACTTTCGCACGATCGATTCGCCGAACGCGCGCTTCCTCTTCGGGCACTCTTCGGGCGCGTGGTCTGCACTGTGGCTGCAAGTGACGTATCCCCAGCTTTTTAATGGGGCGTGGGCCGTCTCGCCCGATCCCGTCGACTTTCACGACTTCGTCGGCCCGGATCTGACGAAGGCTCCCGCGCAGAACTTTTACGTCGACGCCGCAGGAGCACCGTACATGATATCGCGCGTCCGCGGACACGACACGATGACGTTGCGGGATATGGTGCGCCGCGAAGATTGGGCGCGACGGCAAATGGATACGTACGATGACGTCTTCAGCCCGAGGTCGGCGAGTGGTTCTCCCGAACGGCTCTTCAATCGAAAGACCGGCGCTATCGACGCGGACGTCGCGCGATATTGGGAGGAGCACTTCGACATCACGCATCTCCTCGTCGAGCATTGGGCGCAATTAGGGCCGGAGCTTGGCGGGAAGCTTCACATCTTCGTCGGGACGGATGACACGTTCCATTTGGAGGAGGCCGTACGCCTAATGCAGGCCGCGACTACCCCGCTCGGAAGCGACGCGGAGTTCGTCTTCGCGCCGGGTGACGATCACTGGCAGATATTCGGCTGGAACGGCGGGGTTCAAGACTACGCGATGCGCGAGATGATCCAGCGAGTCAGCGCAATGCCTCCGAGGTGA
- a CDS encoding glycosyltransferase family 4 protein, which produces MPGSLQTLRTAGVPGVLFLGSYPPRECGIATFTRDMVEAFDRQFGTRSQVIAIDEPGGEVRRYGREVVARISQADRCSHVRAADFINAHRAELVNVQHEYGLFGGERGEWLVDLLCALTKPSVLTLHTVLPEPDEKMLDVTRRLCRYASKVVALSETGRELLERIYRVDPAKLLVIHHGVPDVPFQGTQPAKASFGIGERSVISTFGLINRGKGLEYAIEAMRAVVARHPETLYLILGETHPVVRRQEGESYRESLQAMVHGYGLQYNVQLVDKYLDYDEIISYLGATDIYLTPYLNPTQIVSGTLAYAVGCGKAIVSTPYLYAQEVLAYGRGFVVPFKDASAIAARVVELLDDPSLRRATERRAYRFGRQMTWPHVAAEYGRLFTELLPARPIELVGTA; this is translated from the coding sequence ATGCCCGGATCGCTGCAGACGCTCCGAACCGCCGGCGTACCCGGCGTGCTCTTTCTCGGCTCCTACCCTCCGCGGGAGTGCGGAATCGCCACGTTCACGCGCGACATGGTCGAGGCATTCGACCGGCAGTTCGGGACGCGAAGTCAGGTTATCGCTATCGACGAGCCCGGCGGCGAAGTGCGCCGCTACGGCCGCGAGGTCGTCGCGCGCATCAGCCAGGCGGATCGCTGCAGCCACGTCCGCGCCGCAGACTTCATCAACGCGCACCGCGCGGAGCTGGTCAACGTCCAGCACGAGTACGGGCTCTTCGGCGGCGAGCGCGGCGAGTGGCTCGTCGATCTGCTCTGCGCACTCACCAAGCCGTCGGTGCTGACCCTGCACACGGTGCTGCCGGAACCGGACGAGAAGATGCTCGACGTCACGCGCCGGCTCTGCCGATATGCCTCGAAGGTCGTGGCGCTCTCTGAGACGGGCCGCGAGCTTCTGGAGCGCATCTACCGCGTCGATCCTGCGAAGCTGCTCGTGATCCATCACGGCGTTCCAGACGTGCCGTTCCAAGGAACGCAGCCCGCGAAAGCCTCATTCGGCATCGGCGAACGCTCGGTGATCTCGACGTTCGGGCTCATCAATCGCGGCAAAGGCCTCGAGTACGCGATCGAAGCCATGCGAGCGGTCGTCGCGCGCCACCCGGAGACGCTGTATCTGATTCTCGGCGAAACGCACCCCGTCGTGCGCCGGCAAGAGGGCGAGTCGTACCGCGAGTCGCTCCAAGCGATGGTCCACGGCTACGGATTGCAGTACAACGTGCAGCTCGTCGACAAATATCTCGACTACGATGAGATCATCAGCTACCTTGGCGCGACCGACATCTATTTGACGCCCTACTTGAATCCGACGCAGATCGTGAGCGGCACGTTGGCCTACGCCGTCGGCTGCGGCAAGGCGATCGTCTCGACGCCGTATCTGTACGCGCAAGAGGTTTTAGCCTACGGACGAGGCTTCGTCGTGCCGTTCAAAGACGCGAGCGCGATTGCGGCGCGGGTCGTCGAGCTTCTCGATGATCCATCGCTACGGCGCGCGACCGAACGGCGTGCCTATCGCTTCGGCCGGCAGATGACGTGGCCGCACGTTGCGGCGGAGTACGGGCGGCTCTTCACCGAGCTGCTTCCGGCACGGCCGATCGAGCTCGTAGGAACCGCGTAG
- a CDS encoding EAL domain-containing protein → MAPLTFANSTVTRGQRRMALRIAIAMALVALIATLFGRTPGHSNPGVLAALIGAVTVTELLSAFLLFHQYLECRATWLAAVGAGYFFAGIFIVGYLLTFPRVFSHSGYFGANEETALSLWCVWHAGFPLAMIAAAAMKRASLHERSSKSGAATLSIIVAASMVTAAACVFFFSRYATALPLLMSGTGFTPLMVGVVLPVICALDALALVMLTRSQPESAVELWLPIAVLASMLDAIMGVVADRYSAVWYVGKFFAVTSSSIMLTVFLTEVAAMSRALARSNRELHALSEHVAKHDAVTDLPNRRHFQERLRDALARADGRDTLTAVFHLNLDRFRTINDALGAAAANGLLQEIARRVHASLRSQDFAGCAGGDEFMILAPEIDRAVDATAMGNDILAALRQPYLAGGQRVFPSASVGIAVAPSDARDAEGLLTAAAAAAGLAKRDGGNQLRFYSSALHDAAVAHIALEADMRAALRRREFRVAYQPIVDITSRRVVSAEALLRWQHPRRGLVPPDDFIPAAEQNGMMVAIGAWVLDTVAAQLRQWRDRGIAVPVAVNVSVREFQDPAFYDRLSAAVCRHSLDPRLLTIEITESLAVDDSEQTRQTLVRCRELGVGVSLDDFGTSHACLANVKRLPIGALKIDKGFVRDLATSRTDAAIVTAILSFAKSLELTTVAEGVETMEQLQWLRTAGCPSAQGYLFARALPAAEFESYVRARRHAGNSASIASA, encoded by the coding sequence ATGGCTCCCCTGACGTTCGCGAACTCGACCGTCACGCGGGGGCAACGGCGCATGGCGCTACGCATCGCGATCGCGATGGCGCTGGTCGCCCTTATAGCAACGCTTTTCGGCAGGACGCCGGGCCATAGCAATCCGGGCGTGCTCGCGGCGCTGATCGGCGCCGTTACGGTCACGGAACTTCTGTCGGCGTTTCTTCTCTTCCATCAGTATCTCGAGTGCCGCGCCACGTGGCTCGCAGCCGTCGGGGCCGGCTACTTCTTCGCCGGAATCTTCATCGTCGGCTATCTCCTTACGTTCCCGCGAGTCTTTTCGCATAGCGGATACTTCGGTGCGAACGAGGAGACGGCGCTCTCGCTGTGGTGCGTTTGGCACGCCGGTTTTCCGCTCGCGATGATCGCGGCTGCCGCGATGAAGCGCGCGTCGCTGCACGAACGCTCATCAAAGAGCGGCGCTGCAACGCTGTCAATCATCGTTGCGGCCAGCATGGTGACAGCGGCAGCATGCGTGTTCTTCTTCTCTCGGTACGCGACAGCGCTCCCGCTGCTGATGAGCGGCACCGGCTTCACCCCGCTGATGGTGGGCGTCGTGCTTCCCGTCATCTGCGCTCTGGACGCGCTCGCGCTCGTCATGCTCACGCGATCGCAGCCAGAGTCTGCCGTCGAGCTCTGGCTCCCGATCGCCGTGCTGGCCTCGATGCTCGACGCCATCATGGGCGTCGTTGCCGACCGCTACTCAGCCGTCTGGTATGTCGGGAAGTTCTTTGCCGTGACCTCGTCGAGCATCATGCTGACCGTTTTCTTGACCGAGGTTGCCGCGATGTCGCGGGCGCTCGCACGTTCCAATCGCGAGCTCCACGCACTCTCCGAGCACGTCGCAAAGCACGACGCAGTAACGGATCTGCCGAATCGACGGCACTTTCAGGAGCGGCTTCGTGACGCGCTCGCTCGCGCCGACGGACGTGACACGCTCACTGCAGTCTTTCACCTCAATCTCGATCGGTTCCGCACGATCAACGACGCGCTGGGAGCGGCCGCCGCAAACGGCTTGCTTCAAGAGATCGCCCGCAGAGTCCACGCATCGTTACGAAGCCAGGATTTCGCCGGCTGCGCCGGTGGTGACGAGTTCATGATTCTCGCGCCGGAAATCGATCGCGCGGTCGACGCCACCGCCATGGGCAACGACATCTTGGCGGCGCTTCGGCAGCCCTATCTCGCCGGAGGCCAGCGCGTCTTTCCGTCGGCGAGCGTTGGCATCGCTGTCGCCCCGAGCGACGCGCGAGACGCGGAAGGCTTACTCACTGCCGCCGCGGCCGCAGCCGGCTTGGCCAAGCGCGATGGCGGGAATCAGCTGCGCTTCTATTCCTCGGCGCTGCACGACGCAGCTGTCGCGCACATCGCCCTGGAGGCGGATATGCGCGCCGCGCTTCGGCGACGGGAGTTTCGTGTCGCGTACCAGCCGATCGTCGATATCACGTCGCGCCGCGTCGTCTCCGCAGAGGCGCTCCTGCGCTGGCAGCATCCGCGGCGCGGGCTGGTACCGCCCGACGATTTCATACCGGCAGCCGAACAGAACGGCATGATGGTTGCAATCGGAGCGTGGGTGCTGGATACCGTCGCCGCACAGCTACGGCAATGGCGCGACCGCGGCATCGCCGTGCCGGTCGCCGTCAACGTCTCCGTGCGCGAGTTTCAGGATCCGGCATTCTACGATCGCCTCTCGGCTGCGGTTTGCCGCCATTCACTCGATCCGCGCCTGTTAACGATCGAGATCACGGAATCGCTCGCTGTCGACGACAGCGAGCAGACGCGGCAGACGCTCGTGCGGTGCCGCGAGCTGGGCGTGGGCGTTTCGCTCGATGACTTCGGGACGAGTCACGCCTGCCTCGCAAACGTGAAGAGGCTTCCGATCGGCGCGCTCAAGATCGACAAGGGCTTCGTGCGCGACCTCGCGACGAGCCGCACGGATGCCGCGATCGTCACGGCGATTCTCAGCTTCGCGAAGAGCTTGGAGCTGACGACGGTTGCCGAAGGCGTCGAAACGATGGAACAATTGCAATGGCTTCGCACGGCGGGATGCCCCAGCGCGCAGGGATATCTCTTCGCGCGAGCGCTGCCTGCAGCGGAGTTCGAATCATACGTGCGGGCCCGTCGGCACGCCGGAAACTCCGCCTCGATCGCCTCTGCCTGA
- a CDS encoding DUF3644 domain-containing protein → MHDLRAAREEALLACDLFNDRHERNLDGFLAHMLAAWRHALRAIAAKGGRIEQLDGAELASRLRRYFPSAASPVRANLEFFIELHERIAHRFSRKRLRFVETLVSGKINALLLNFERTLVAEFGARASLADALRFPVFLSSLTTESALLLEQAYEGMPSSLTRFIDSYEARLDPSVRVSEAYDFRIYLMPKASPAARDLPVEFVDLSKLSAEEAEAVENARVIIRDRQIEAINVNRLKASEVVARVQTIFPSFSLYLHTLAWRHYGVRPPSNTPDPACTDTRFALYDRAHRDYLYTEAWVERLKEELAADPEAAIGSWKPARAERSVPDSP, encoded by the coding sequence GTGCACGATTTACGGGCCGCGCGAGAAGAAGCGTTGCTCGCGTGCGATCTGTTCAACGACCGTCACGAGCGGAATCTCGATGGATTTCTGGCGCACATGCTCGCTGCATGGCGTCACGCATTGCGAGCGATTGCTGCAAAGGGCGGCCGGATCGAGCAGCTGGACGGCGCGGAGCTCGCATCGCGCCTACGCCGATACTTTCCGAGCGCGGCGAGCCCGGTGCGGGCGAACCTCGAGTTCTTCATCGAGCTCCACGAACGCATAGCGCATCGCTTTAGCCGCAAGCGGCTACGATTCGTCGAGACGCTCGTATCAGGGAAGATCAACGCACTGCTCCTGAACTTCGAAAGGACGCTCGTGGCGGAGTTCGGAGCGCGTGCATCGCTTGCCGATGCACTGCGCTTCCCCGTCTTTCTCTCGTCGCTCACGACGGAGTCTGCGCTTCTTCTGGAGCAAGCATACGAAGGGATGCCGAGCTCGCTCACGCGATTCATCGATTCCTACGAAGCCCGACTCGATCCATCGGTTCGCGTCAGCGAGGCGTACGATTTTCGCATCTACCTGATGCCGAAAGCATCGCCTGCGGCACGCGATCTTCCCGTCGAGTTCGTCGACTTGTCAAAGCTCTCGGCGGAAGAAGCCGAGGCGGTCGAGAACGCACGCGTCATCATCCGCGATCGCCAGATCGAAGCGATCAACGTCAACCGACTGAAAGCAAGCGAAGTCGTGGCGCGCGTGCAGACGATCTTCCCAAGCTTTTCTCTCTACCTGCATACGCTCGCCTGGAGGCATTACGGAGTTCGCCCGCCCAGTAATACGCCGGATCCCGCGTGCACGGACACGCGCTTCGCGCTCTACGACCGCGCGCATCGCGACTATCTCTACACGGAAGCCTGGGTCGAGCGCCTGAAGGAAGAACTCGCCGCCGATCCGGAGGCAGCGATCGGCTCATGGAAACCGGCTCGCGCCGAGCGCTCCGTCCCGGACTCGCCGTAG
- a CDS encoding DMT family transporter has translation MRLRVTLGLLYVVFAWALNTVLVKLVFAYVDPLAFMAMRFIVMPPLALAMVRLAGERIAFQRRDLPLLIACGACGYGVYQYFWMLGLAHTTAFASALLGSLAPIFTLLLLALLRYERVSGIRWIGAGIALLGIAIFEGAFAGQATVRLGDALTLLAAAIFAGYNVLSARLLARYSPLSLVALTMCIGAVMVIPGGIWSIAHANFARMPWHVWAIFAYAVFFPILLTYPVWTWAIGRIGPARVSLFSYVVPILAGLFSIPLLHAAITPYEIAGSLVCIAGMVVATVLARFSMTQWWASRTVGIER, from the coding sequence ATGCGCCTGCGCGTAACCCTCGGTCTCCTGTACGTGGTCTTCGCGTGGGCGCTCAATACCGTATTAGTGAAGCTCGTCTTCGCCTACGTCGATCCTCTCGCGTTCATGGCGATGCGCTTCATCGTGATGCCGCCCCTCGCGCTCGCGATGGTTCGACTCGCCGGCGAACGGATCGCATTCCAGCGGCGCGACCTTCCTCTGTTGATCGCATGCGGCGCGTGCGGATACGGCGTCTACCAATACTTCTGGATGCTCGGTCTCGCACACACGACCGCCTTTGCTTCGGCCCTTCTCGGCAGCCTCGCCCCGATCTTCACGCTCCTGCTGCTCGCGCTGCTGCGATACGAGCGAGTAAGCGGCATTCGTTGGATAGGCGCCGGCATCGCGCTCCTCGGCATCGCGATCTTCGAGGGTGCGTTCGCCGGGCAAGCCACGGTGCGGCTCGGCGACGCACTCACGCTCCTGGCTGCTGCGATCTTCGCGGGCTATAACGTGCTCTCGGCCAGGCTGCTTGCCCGATACTCGCCGCTCTCACTCGTCGCGCTTACGATGTGCATCGGCGCCGTCATGGTGATACCTGGCGGCATCTGGTCGATCGCGCACGCGAACTTCGCCCGCATGCCCTGGCACGTTTGGGCGATCTTCGCCTACGCCGTCTTCTTTCCCATTCTCCTCACCTACCCGGTCTGGACGTGGGCGATCGGACGGATCGGACCGGCGCGCGTCTCGCTCTTCTCCTACGTCGTGCCGATCCTCGCCGGACTCTTCTCGATTCCGCTCCTCCACGCCGCCATCACGCCGTACGAGATCGCGGGAAGCCTCGTCTGCATCGCCGGCATGGTAGTCGCCACCGTCCTCGCGCGCTTCTCGATGACGCAATGGTGGGCGTCGCGGACGGTAGGCATCGAGCGCTGA